A region of the Pseudomonas sp. J452 genome:
GCCCAGCGTACCGGCACCAGCATAGGACGGCGCCCCCGCTGGGGGGCGACGCAAATCAGTAAACGGGTGGAGTCAGCGGCGCTGCCAGGTCTCGAAGCAGTGCGCCGGCGCCGGCTCGACGGCCGCCTGCGGCTCGCGCTCGATGCAGTCCCAGGCAGCTTCGTCGTAGGACGGGAACCAGGCATCGCCGTCCGGCTGCAGCGCCACGCGGGTCAGGTACAGGCGCTCGGCCTGCGCCAGGCCCTGTTCGTAGAGCTGCGCGCCGCCAATCAGCATGAGTTCGTCGACACCTTGTTCGCGCGCCCACTGATCGGCGCGGACAATGGCAGCGTCCAGCGACGCGAAGACTTCTGCACCTTCCAGCACCAGCCCGGCTTGGCGGCTGACCACCAGGTTGAGCCGGCCGGGCAGCGGGCGACCCAGCGAGTCCCAGGTCTTGCGGCCCATGATGATCGGCTTGCCAAGGGTCTTGGCCTTGAAGTGTTTGAGGTCCGCCGGCAGGTGCCAGGGCAGTTGGTTGTCGCGGCCGATCACGCGGTTGTCGGCGAGGGCGGCGATCAGGCAAAGGGGCAGGGTCGTTTTCATCCGCGCAGGATAACGGCTCGCCCGGCCCGAATGAAGCGCCGCCTCACGCCGGACCACCCGGCCGCTTGCTTACCAGCCGGTTGCGCCCCTGTTCCTTGGCCAGGTACAGCGCCACATCGGCCAGGCGCAGGGCATCTTCCAGGCTCTGGTGCGGTTGCGGCAGCAGATAGGCCAGGCCGATGCTGATGGTCACCACCCCTGCCGCCTCCGACTGCGCATGGGGCAGGCCCAGCGCCTCGATCTCGCTGCGGATACCTTCGAGGATCGACATGACCTGCGTTTCCTCGATGCCGTACCAGAGGCCGACGAACTCCTCGCCGCCGTAGCGCGCCGTCATCTCCAGCGGGCGCCGCGCCTGCTGGCCGATCACCTGGGCCACCGCACGCAACGCCTCGTCGCCAGCGGCGTGGCCATAGTGATCGTTGTAACGTTTGAAGTAGTCGACATCCATCATCACCAGGGCCAGCGACTGCCGCTCACGCTGGGCCTGGCGCCAGCTGCGTTCGGCCCGCTCGCTGAAGGCGCGGCGATTGAGCAGGCCGGTGAGGAAATCCTTCTCCGCCAGGTCCTGCAGCAGGCCCTGGGCGAGGAAGTTCTGCCGGCTGGCGTATTCGAGGAAGTAGCAGCCGAAGCAGCCGATCAGGTTGGCGCTGGCGAGAAATACCACGTTGTACAGCAGCTGCTCGGCGGGCAGGCCGCTAAGCACCTCCACCAGCAGATAGGCGCAGAAGGTCAGCCAGCCGCATAGCGCGGCGGTGACGAAACGCAACCCAGTAAGGAAGTAGAAGAACACCGTGACCAGGATGATGCCCTCGTAGGGCAGCGGGAAGTCATGGGCGCGAGCGATCCAGATGATCCCGGCCACACCCAGTCCGCCGGCCAGCGCCGCAACGGCGCCGATCATCTGCAGATAGGGACGCAAGTGCCGCTGGTAGGTGGCCAACCAGGCAAGCAGCAGCGTCGGCACAATCACGCCG
Encoded here:
- a CDS encoding sensor domain-containing diguanylate cyclase — translated: MKLPNLDLVNQDSPYLRQHRAGFRLLSFDDELEQAFGRYHITAFLVRMRGSLLVAMLMMLLFVVVDAVSLPESVRNRTLAIRLGVIVPTLLLAWLATYQRHLRPYLQMIGAVAALAGGLGVAGIIWIARAHDFPLPYEGIILVTVFFYFLTGLRFVTAALCGWLTFCAYLLVEVLSGLPAEQLLYNVVFLASANLIGCFGCYFLEYASRQNFLAQGLLQDLAEKDFLTGLLNRRAFSERAERSWRQAQRERQSLALVMMDVDYFKRYNDHYGHAAGDEALRAVAQVIGQQARRPLEMTARYGGEEFVGLWYGIEETQVMSILEGIRSEIEALGLPHAQSEAAGVVTISIGLAYLLPQPHQSLEDALRLADVALYLAKEQGRNRLVSKRPGGPA
- a CDS encoding dihydrofolate reductase — translated: MKTTLPLCLIAALADNRVIGRDNQLPWHLPADLKHFKAKTLGKPIIMGRKTWDSLGRPLPGRLNLVVSRQAGLVLEGAEVFASLDAAIVRADQWAREQGVDELMLIGGAQLYEQGLAQAERLYLTRVALQPDGDAWFPSYDEAAWDCIEREPQAAVEPAPAHCFETWQRR